The Streptomyces vinaceus genome contains the following window.
TCACACCCCGCGCGCCCGAGTCCATGGCGGCGGAGAACACCGCGGGCCCGGCGTCCGAGGAGACCAGCACCACGCCCACCGCCGGGAAGCGCAGCGCGACCTCGCGGATGAGGTCGAGCGCGGGCACCGGCCCGATCCGCTCGTGTACGAGGACCACCTCGGGCAGCTCGTCGATCGACTCGGCGGCCAGCCGCCCCAGGGTGTCGAGCAGGGTCGTGGAGTCGGGGACCGGGGCGCCCGGCTCGGCGGCCGGGAGCTGGCTGAGGAGGGAGGAGATGGCGCGGGCGGCGTCCGGGTCGGCGGCCGCGGGGAGGATTCGGGTGGTCATCCGGGCCTCACTTGTCCCCGTCGAGGGTGTACGTACGGTCGCCCGGGCCGGGCGCGGAGTCGGTGCCGGGGGCCACCAGGGCCAGGCGTACGTGCTCCGCGAAGGACTCGGCGTACGCGACGCGCTGGGTGTCCTTGGTGTTCAGGGCGAAGGTGATCGGGACCGCCTCGGCGGGGCCCTTCTTGTCGCTGTCCTTGTCGAGCGCGGTGAGCTTGCCGACGTTCAGGACGCGGGCGTTGGCCACGATGATCACCGAGCGGGAGGGCTCGGTGTCCTTGGCGCCCTTGAAAGTGGCGATGATGTTGACCTTGGCGCCGGAGTAGATCTTGCCGGCCACGCCGGTGGCCGCGTCGATCATGATCGCGATCTCCTGCTCCCCGGGCTGGAGCTGCGGTTTGTCGACGAACATGCCCGCCTGGAGCAGGGAGCCCTTGCGCAGGGTGGTGAGCGTGATCTTGTCCTTGAGCTGTCCGAGGTCGGTGACGGCGGTGTCGGACAGCCAGCGCTTGGGGATGGAGACTTCCTCGAACTGGCCCGCCGACAGCGGGCTGTACGGCGCGATGTCGCCCTTGGCCCGATAGGCGGTGACCTCGGCCCCGACCTTGGAATTGACGTCGCCGATCACCACGAGGACCCCGCCGAACGCCGCGAGGGCGCACAGGACCGACAGGAGCAGCAGGATGACGCCGCGGCGCTGGCGTGAGTTCATGAGCCGTACTACCTCGCCGTTCTTCGATCGATCAGCCGGTCAGTGTCTAGGTCCGGGGACGCCGGCGAAGGCCGGCGGTGTCGTCCGCTCCCCGCTCCCGGCCGGCGGCGGGGCGGCCAGGGGTGCGGCGCAGAAGCCGCAGCGGTCGCCGATCAGTTCGAGGCCGCACCAGTGGCACTCCTCACGGCGGACGGAGGCGACCAG
Protein-coding sequences here:
- the cpaB gene encoding Flp pilus assembly protein CpaB translates to MNSRQRRGVILLLLSVLCALAAFGGVLVVIGDVNSKVGAEVTAYRAKGDIAPYSPLSAGQFEEVSIPKRWLSDTAVTDLGQLKDKITLTTLRKGSLLQAGMFVDKPQLQPGEQEIAIMIDAATGVAGKIYSGAKVNIIATFKGAKDTEPSRSVIIVANARVLNVGKLTALDKDSDKKGPAEAVPITFALNTKDTQRVAYAESFAEHVRLALVAPGTDSAPGPGDRTYTLDGDK